A region from the Lolium perenne isolate Kyuss_39 chromosome 4, Kyuss_2.0, whole genome shotgun sequence genome encodes:
- the LOC127297295 gene encoding protein FIZZY-RELATED 2, with translation MEHHQHPPSPSAADPNSKPPTPSSSTPAARLPAGAQASWPPSSPSGAQQRPSSSAASSAPSTPASRTVYSDRFIPSRAGSNLALFDLPPAGAGAGGSAAPSPYCTLLRAALFGPDTPDRLASSAAASSPSSSSPASANIFRFKAEVPRNAKRALFAGGTDDDDLRFPGVFSAKGAGPRKITRSPYKVLDAPALQDDFYLNLVDWSSHNVLAVGLGNCVYLWNACSSKVTKLCDLGAEDTVCSVGWAQRGTHLAVGTNQGKVQIWDASRCKRMRTMESHRMRVGALAWNSSLLSSGSRDKNILHHDLRAPDDYISKLTGHKSEVCGLKWSYDNRQLASGGNDNRLFVWNQHSTQPVLKYTEHTAAVKAIAWSPHLNGLLASGGGTADRCIRFWNTTTNTHLSSMDTGSQVCNLVWSKNVNELVSTHGYSQNQIIVWRYPTMSKLATLTGHTFRVLYLAISPDGQTIVTGAGDETLRFWNVFPSPKSQSADSLSSIGGTSFVRSYIR, from the exons AtggagcaccaccagcacccgccgtcgccgtcggCGGCGGACCCCAACTCGAAGCCGCCCACGCCGTCCTCCTCCACCCCCGCCGCGCGCCTGCCCGCGGGGGCGCAGGCCTCCTGGCCGCCCTCCTCCCCGTCCGGCGCGCAGCAGcgaccctcctcctccgccgcctcctccgcgccGTCCACGCCCGCCTCCCGCACCGTCTACAGCGACCGCTTCATCCCCAGCCGCGCCGGATCCAACCTCGCGCTCTTCGACCTCCcgcccgccggcgccggcgccggcggatcCGCCGCGCCGTCGCCCTACTGCACGCTCCTCCGCGCCGCGCTCTTCGGGCCCGACACGCCCGACCGcctcgcctcctccgccgccgcatcctccccctcctcctcctcccccgccAGCGCCAACATATTCAGGTTCAAGGCCGAGGTGCCGCGGAACGCCAAGCGGGCGCTCTTCGCCGGCGGGACCGACGACGACGACCTCCGCTTCCCCGGCGTCTTCTCCGCCAAGGGCGCCGGGCCCAGGAAGATCACGAGGTCGCCCTACAAG GTGCTAGACGCCCCCGCATTGCAGGACGACTTCTACCTCAACCTCGTGGACTGGTCTTCGCACAACGTCCTCGCCGTCGGATTGGGGAATTGCGTCTACCTGTGGAACGCCTGCAGCAGCAAG GTCACCAAGCTCTGCGATTTGGGGGCGGAGGACACAGTTTGCTCCGTGGGCTGGGCGCAGCGTGGCACTCACCTTGCCGTAGGGACTAACCAAGGCAAAGTTCAG ATCTGGGATGCTTCACGATGCAAGAGAATGCGAACCATGGAAAGCCATCGCATGCGAGTTGGTGCTCTTGCATGGAACTCTTCATTGCTTTCTTCCGGCAGTCGCGACAAAAACATCCTTCACCATGATCTCCGTGCTCCAGACGACTACATTAGCAAACTTACTGGGCATAAATCTGAG GTGTGTGGGCTCAAGTGGTCTTATGATAACCGTCAGCTTGCTTCTGGTGGTAATGACAACAGA CTTTTTGTTTGGAACCAACATTCAACACAACCTGTGCTGAAGTATACTGAGCACACAGCAGCTGTGAAAGCTATTGCTTGGTCTCCTCATCTAAATGGCCTTCTTGCATCTGGTGGAGGAACTGCAGATAGATGCATACGTTTTTGGAATACGACCACAAATACGCACTTGAGTTCCATGGACACAGGAAGTCAG GTCTGTAATCTTGTGTGGTCCAAGAATGTTAATGAGCTTGTTAGCACACACGGATACTCTCAGAATCAGATAATTGTGTGGCGGTATCCAACAATGTCAAAG CTTGCCACATTGACAGGCCATACATTCAGAGTATTATATTTAGCCATCTCCCCTGATGGACAG ACTATTGTTACCGGTGCTGGTGACGAGACGCTGCGGTTTTGGAACGTGTTTCCGTCTCCCAAGTCCCAG AGTGCTGACAGCTTAAGTAGCATCGGAGGCACATCATTTGTTAGGAGCTACATCCGGTGA